The genomic region AGCCCATCCCGCTGTTGCGGACGTCGTGGTGGCGGGACGGCCGAGCGAGCGCTGGGGTCAGGAGGTCGTGGCAGTGGTGGCGCTGGAGGACGGTGCCGCCGTGGAGGCCGACGAGCTGATCACCCATGCGGCAACGTCGTTGGCGCGTTACAAGCTGCCCAAGGCCATCGTGTTCCGGCCCGTCATCGAGCGCAGCCCAGCCGGCAAGGCCGACTACCGCTGGGCCCGCGAGCAGGCCGGCGCCTAGCTCAGGCCCGCGAGCGTGACCGGCGGGGGTTGTGCTGTAGGTCACATCGGGGAATGGTGGATGTATGGCGGAAAGGACGAGTTCTGCAGCAGCCGGCGTCCCAACCGCGGACAGTCCGGATGCCATTCGCAACGTGGCACTGGTGGGTCCGTCCGGGGCGGGAAAAACCACTCTGGTCGAGGCGCTGTTGGTGGCGGCCGGGGTGCTGCCCCGAATGGGCTCGGTGACCGAGGGTTCCACGGTGTGCGACTTCGACGATGCCGAGATCGCCCAGCAGCGCTCGGTGAGCCTGGCGCTGGCTCCGTTGGAGCACAACGGGATCAAGGTGAACCTGATCGACACGCCCGGCTATGCCGATTTCATCGGCGAGCTGCGGGCCGGGCTGCGGGCCGCCGATTGCGCGATGTTCGTGATCGCCGCGAACGAGAACGTGGACGAACCGACCAAGGCGCTGTGGCTGGAATGCGCCCGGGTCGGTATGCCGCGTGCGGTGGTGATCACCAAGCTCGACCACGCCCGGGCGAACTACACCAACGCGTTGGCCGGCGCGCAGCAGGCGTTCGGCGACAAGGTGGCACCGCTGTACTTCCCGGCCGCGGAGGGGGTGGTCGGGTTATTGACGCGCACCCACTACGAGTACGCCGACGGCAAGCGCAGCACACATGCACCCGCGGAGGGCTACGCCGATGAGATCGTCGAGCTACGCGGCTCCCTGATCGAGGGAATCATCGAGGAATCCGAGGACGAGACGCTGATGGAGCGCTACCTCGGCGGTGAGGAGATCGACCAGGAGGTGCTCATCGGGGATCTGGAGAAGGCGGTGGCCCGCGGCTCGTTCTTCCCGGTGATCCCGGTGTGCGCCGGAACCGGCATCGGCACGTGCGAGTTGCTGGAGGTCGCCACCCGCGGCTTCCCGTCACCCCCGGAACACCAGCTGCCCGAGGTGTTCACTCCGCAGGGTGCGCCGCGCAGGCCGTTGCCCTGCGATCCGGACGGGCCGTTGCTGGCCGAGGTGGTGAAGACGACATCGGATCCCTACGTCGGCAGGGTCAGTCTGGTCCGGGTGTTCTCCGGCACCATCAGGCCCGACGCCACCGTGCACGTGTCGGGCCATTTTTCTGCCTTCACCGAGAGACACACCCACGCCGACTCCGGCCCGACGGCCGGCCACGCCGACCACGACGAAGACGAACGGCTCGGCACGCTGTCG from Mycolicibacterium sp. YH-1 harbors:
- a CDS encoding elongation factor G-like protein EF-G2, whose protein sequence is MAERTSSAAAGVPTADSPDAIRNVALVGPSGAGKTTLVEALLVAAGVLPRMGSVTEGSTVCDFDDAEIAQQRSVSLALAPLEHNGIKVNLIDTPGYADFIGELRAGLRAADCAMFVIAANENVDEPTKALWLECARVGMPRAVVITKLDHARANYTNALAGAQQAFGDKVAPLYFPAAEGVVGLLTRTHYEYADGKRSTHAPAEGYADEIVELRGSLIEGIIEESEDETLMERYLGGEEIDQEVLIGDLEKAVARGSFFPVIPVCAGTGIGTCELLEVATRGFPSPPEHQLPEVFTPQGAPRRPLPCDPDGPLLAEVVKTTSDPYVGRVSLVRVFSGTIRPDATVHVSGHFSAFTERHTHADSGPTAGHADHDEDERLGTLSFPLGKQQRPAPAVVAGDICAIGRLSRAETGDTLSDKADPLLLRPWTMPDPLLPVAVQPRAKTDEDKLSVGLARLAAEDPTLRIEQNPETHQIVLWCMGEAHAGVVLDALTRRYGVSVDTVELRTPLRETFGGKAKGHGRHVKQSGGHGQYAVCDIEVEPLPEGSGFEFVDKVVGGAVPRQFIGSVEKGIRAQMERGLGADAGYPVVDIRVTLYDGKAHSVDSSDFAFQMAGGLALREAAAATTVNLLEPVDEITVLIPDDLVGSVMSDLSSRRARVVGTDKADEDRTLVRAEIPQVELARYAIDLRSLSHGAGSFTRSFVRYEPMPDAAAARVRRAV